A genomic stretch from Achromobacter spanius includes:
- a CDS encoding copper resistance system multicopper oxidase has product MGTSSLARRRFVQGLATGGALAALGGWRAASAAPPPTSATTSAPTPTAELRGTEFHLEIGETPVNYTGATRIATTVNGQLPAPILRWREGDTVTLHVTNRLREQTSIHWHGILLPSNMDGVPGLSFDGIDPGQTFTYRFPVRQSGTYWYHSHSGFQEQTGLYGAIVIDPRHHDPVAFDREHTVLLSDWTDEDPMRLFNKLKVMPDYYNGIQPSIQSLSADAREHGWRTALSERLMWEQMRMNPSDLADVSGATYTFLTNGATPAGNWTGLFKPGERIRLRFINGSAMTYFDVRIPGLKMTVVAADGQDVRPVEVEEFRIGVAETYDVIVEPKDARAYTIFSQAMDRSGYARATLAPRAGMQADVPALDRVQLLGMMDMGMSHDMGADMKAPMDNAGGMVQVQHPYATERGVGNSMLPDQVSTRLDDPGVGLRKNGRRVLTYADLHSLREPDDKRAPSREIELHLTGNMERYMWSFNGVKFSDAKPIVLRYGERVRFVLVNDTMMTHPIHLHGLWSDLESPDGAFQVRKHTITLNPAQRLSYRVSADARGLWAYHCHLLYHMEAGMFRAVVVE; this is encoded by the coding sequence ATGGGCACCTCATCTCTTGCCCGCCGCCGCTTTGTGCAAGGCCTTGCCACGGGCGGTGCGTTGGCGGCGCTGGGCGGCTGGCGCGCGGCCTCGGCCGCGCCCCCACCCACGTCCGCAACCACATCCGCGCCCACTCCCACCGCCGAACTGCGCGGCACCGAATTCCATCTGGAGATCGGCGAAACGCCCGTGAACTACACCGGCGCGACACGCATCGCCACCACGGTCAACGGCCAGCTGCCCGCGCCGATACTGCGCTGGCGCGAAGGCGACACCGTCACGCTGCACGTCACCAACCGGCTACGCGAACAAACGTCCATTCATTGGCACGGCATTCTTCTGCCTTCCAACATGGACGGCGTCCCGGGCCTGAGCTTTGACGGCATCGACCCCGGCCAGACGTTCACTTACCGCTTTCCCGTGCGCCAAAGCGGCACGTACTGGTATCACAGCCACTCGGGCTTTCAGGAACAGACCGGCCTGTACGGCGCCATCGTCATCGACCCGCGCCATCACGACCCTGTCGCCTTCGACCGCGAGCACACGGTGCTGTTGTCCGACTGGACGGACGAAGATCCCATGCGGCTGTTCAACAAGCTCAAGGTGATGCCCGACTACTACAACGGCATCCAGCCCAGCATCCAAAGCCTGTCGGCCGACGCGCGTGAACACGGTTGGCGCACGGCACTGTCCGAACGGCTGATGTGGGAGCAGATGCGCATGAACCCGTCGGACCTGGCGGACGTGTCCGGCGCCACCTATACCTTCCTGACCAACGGCGCCACGCCCGCTGGCAACTGGACGGGGCTGTTCAAGCCGGGCGAACGCATCCGGCTGCGCTTCATCAACGGCTCGGCGATGACCTACTTCGATGTGCGCATTCCGGGCCTGAAGATGACCGTGGTGGCCGCCGACGGGCAGGACGTGCGGCCGGTGGAGGTAGAGGAATTCCGCATCGGCGTGGCGGAAACCTATGACGTCATCGTCGAGCCCAAGGACGCGCGTGCGTACACGATCTTCTCGCAAGCCATGGACCGTTCGGGATACGCCCGCGCCACGCTGGCGCCACGCGCCGGCATGCAGGCAGACGTACCCGCGCTGGACCGCGTGCAATTGCTGGGCATGATGGATATGGGGATGTCGCATGACATGGGCGCGGACATGAAAGCCCCCATGGACAATGCCGGCGGCATGGTTCAAGTCCAACACCCCTACGCCACGGAACGCGGCGTGGGCAATTCCATGTTGCCGGACCAGGTGTCGACGCGCCTGGACGACCCAGGCGTGGGCCTGCGCAAGAACGGCCGCCGCGTGCTCACCTATGCAGACCTGCATTCGCTGCGCGAACCCGACGACAAGCGCGCGCCATCGCGTGAGATAGAACTGCATCTGACGGGCAACATGGAACGCTACATGTGGTCGTTCAACGGCGTGAAGTTTTCGGACGCCAAGCCCATCGTGCTGCGCTACGGCGAGCGCGTGCGCTTTGTGCTGGTCAACGACACGATGATGACGCACCCCATCCACCTGCATGGCCTGTGGAGCGACCTGGAGTCACCCGACGGCGCATTCCAGGTACGCAAGCACACCATCACGCTCAACCCCGCGCAGCGGCTCAGCTACCGGGTCAGCGCCGACGCGCGCGGGCTGTGGGCATACCACTGCCATCTGCTCTATCACATGGAGGCCGGCATGTTCAGAGCGGTCGTGGTGGAGTAA
- a CDS encoding heavy metal sensor histidine kinase — translation MKPPRPKPPRMRSMQARLTLLLGAIALLVSSLAGATLFWALKREVERQEITEVSGKLELIDHLIDMQNSASGLQDLAATFDQMRAGQGQLGIWIVDAQGHAVYGGAPPETLDMVNGRQVVLQTADGGRMRGLRVAMNDRILPGAQLTVAVSTRTSSQFLYAYGTALVLICALWVGATVVLAAWAVRRSMAPTRRLSEQAARIQPDNLAHRLPLADTDRELHDLVRSFNRTLERLQAAYQQMEGFNADVAHELRTPLATLINGAQVILSSPRDAAELRDALESNLEELEDLKTLVNDMLFLARADRGEQAADLAPVSLAAEARRVADYYEAMLEAQGVRLRCEGDATVAANPGLVRRALANLIANAIRATPAGDEIVLICSAQASGARVEVRNPGTPIPAADLPRIFDRFFRSGTSRAPRSEGHGLGLAIVRAIARMHGGDVDAASDANGTVVGITLRGSDPGQGSGSARANITKP, via the coding sequence ATGAAACCGCCCCGCCCCAAGCCACCCCGCATGCGCTCGATGCAAGCCCGGCTGACGCTGTTGCTGGGCGCCATTGCGCTGCTGGTGTCCAGCCTGGCCGGCGCGACCTTGTTCTGGGCGCTCAAGCGCGAAGTCGAGCGCCAGGAAATCACCGAGGTCAGCGGCAAGCTGGAACTGATCGACCACTTGATCGACATGCAGAACAGCGCCAGCGGCCTGCAAGACCTGGCCGCCACCTTTGACCAGATGCGCGCGGGGCAAGGCCAGTTGGGCATCTGGATCGTGGACGCGCAAGGCCATGCCGTCTATGGCGGAGCGCCGCCTGAAACGCTGGACATGGTCAACGGCCGACAGGTGGTGCTGCAAACCGCCGACGGCGGCCGCATGCGTGGCCTGCGCGTCGCCATGAACGACCGCATTCTGCCCGGCGCGCAATTGACCGTGGCGGTCAGTACCCGCACCAGCTCGCAGTTCCTTTACGCCTATGGCACCGCGCTGGTGCTGATCTGCGCGCTGTGGGTGGGCGCGACCGTGGTACTGGCGGCCTGGGCCGTGCGGCGCAGCATGGCTCCCACGCGGCGCTTGTCGGAACAAGCCGCGCGCATCCAGCCCGACAACCTGGCGCATCGCCTGCCGCTGGCCGATACCGACCGCGAACTGCACGACCTGGTGCGCTCGTTCAACCGCACACTGGAACGCCTGCAAGCGGCCTATCAGCAGATGGAAGGGTTCAACGCCGACGTGGCGCATGAGCTGCGCACGCCGCTGGCCACGCTGATCAACGGCGCCCAAGTCATCCTGTCGTCGCCCCGCGATGCCGCCGAACTGCGCGATGCGCTGGAATCCAACCTGGAAGAGCTTGAAGACCTGAAGACGCTGGTCAACGACATGCTGTTCCTGGCTCGCGCCGACCGGGGCGAACAGGCGGCCGACCTGGCGCCCGTGTCATTGGCCGCCGAAGCGCGGCGGGTGGCGGACTACTACGAGGCCATGCTGGAGGCGCAAGGCGTGCGCCTGCGCTGCGAGGGCGACGCAACGGTGGCGGCCAACCCCGGCCTGGTGCGCCGGGCGCTGGCGAACCTGATCGCCAACGCCATCAGGGCCACGCCAGCCGGAGACGAAATCGTGCTGATCTGTTCCGCGCAAGCCTCGGGCGCGCGCGTGGAAGTGCGCAACCCCGGCACGCCGATTCCGGCGGCGGACCTGCCCCGCATCTTTGACCGCTTCTTTCGGTCGGGCACATCGCGCGCGCCGCGCAGCGAAGGCCATGGCCTGGGGCTGGCCATCGTGCGCGCCATCGCCCGCATGCATGGCGGCGATGTCGATGCGGCGTCCGACGCGAATGGCACGGTGGTGGGGATCACCTTGCGGGGTTCAGACCCGGGTCAGGGTTCGGGTTCGGCTCGCGCGAACATTACAAAACCGTAA
- a CDS encoding heavy metal response regulator transcription factor has product MRILVIEDEPKLADYLNKGLSEQSHVVDVARDGVDGLHLALEGAYDLIVLDVMLPGVDGFGILAAVRARKDTPILMLTARDAVEDRVRGLEGGADDYLVKPFAFSELLARVQALLRRGRAQEPTLLRLADLELDLASRRAQRAGRRLDLTAKEFSLLALLLRRQGQVLSRTTLAEQVWDMNFDSDTNVIDVAVRRLRSKLDDPYEAKLLHTVRGMGYVLESRSQPLPA; this is encoded by the coding sequence ATGCGCATCCTGGTCATCGAAGACGAACCCAAGCTTGCCGACTACCTGAACAAGGGCTTGTCGGAGCAGAGCCATGTCGTGGACGTGGCCCGCGATGGCGTGGACGGCCTGCATCTGGCGCTGGAAGGCGCCTACGACCTGATCGTGCTGGACGTGATGCTGCCCGGCGTGGACGGCTTCGGCATTCTGGCCGCCGTGCGAGCGCGTAAAGACACCCCCATCCTGATGCTGACCGCGCGTGACGCGGTGGAAGACCGCGTGCGCGGCCTGGAAGGCGGCGCCGACGACTACCTGGTCAAGCCCTTCGCCTTTTCGGAATTGCTGGCGCGGGTGCAGGCGCTGTTGCGCCGTGGCCGCGCGCAGGAACCCACGCTGCTGCGGCTGGCAGACCTGGAACTGGACCTGGCCAGCCGGCGCGCCCAGCGCGCTGGGCGCCGGCTGGACCTGACCGCCAAGGAATTCAGCCTGCTGGCGCTGCTGCTGCGCCGCCAGGGCCAGGTGCTGTCGCGCACCACGCTGGCCGAACAGGTGTGGGACATGAATTTCGACAGCGACACCAACGTCATCGACGTGGCGGTGCGCCGCCTGCGCAGCAAGCTGGACGACCCCTACGAGGCCAAGCTGCTGCACACCGTGCGCGGCATGGGCTATGTGCTGGAGTCGCGCAGCCAGCCGCTGCCGGCATGA
- the phoR gene encoding phosphate regulon sensor histidine kinase PhoR: MIWLRTLFLVALWAVIALLAQWLIGDPAGWIVFSAAQATMLLWRSWRLTLVSRWANQPDTSPPASVGPWDDILAPLYRYTRARARELTETRDTMQGMLAAAQALPDGAVTLNEDFQIDWCNRMARQHLGLRLPADRGHNLLNLLRAPEFVEYAHRPAWPEPILVRLGQQGQERLMMMQLTSYASNQRLLITRDVTQIERLETTRRDFVANVSHELRTPLTVLAGFLETLRDMPADALPAEQREQYIDMMHEQAQRMQAIVEDLLTLSTLESSPGSDPRAINMGALLQKARQQIEALSGGRHVLEWHIDETLDVLGAETELTSALSNLLTNAVRYTPDGGTITVRWEREPDGGARYSVQDTGIGIPARHLPRLTERFYRVDRGRSRAVGGTGLGLAITKHIAMRHDAELLITSEPGKGSVFTLRFPPERIAVDEAE; the protein is encoded by the coding sequence ATGATTTGGCTGCGCACACTTTTCCTGGTCGCCCTGTGGGCGGTGATTGCCTTACTGGCGCAATGGCTCATAGGAGACCCGGCGGGCTGGATTGTGTTTTCCGCCGCGCAGGCCACCATGCTGCTCTGGCGCAGTTGGCGCCTGACGCTGGTTTCCCGTTGGGCCAATCAGCCCGACACCTCGCCCCCCGCTTCCGTCGGCCCCTGGGACGACATCCTTGCCCCTCTCTACCGCTACACCCGCGCCCGTGCGCGTGAACTGACCGAAACCCGCGACACCATGCAAGGCATGCTGGCGGCCGCCCAGGCCTTGCCGGACGGCGCGGTCACGCTGAATGAAGACTTCCAGATTGACTGGTGCAACCGCATGGCGCGCCAGCATCTGGGCCTGCGCCTGCCGGCCGACCGTGGCCACAACCTGCTGAACCTGCTGCGCGCGCCGGAGTTCGTGGAGTACGCGCATCGGCCCGCGTGGCCGGAACCCATCCTCGTGCGCCTGGGCCAACAGGGCCAGGAACGCTTGATGATGATGCAGCTGACGTCCTACGCCAGCAACCAGCGCCTGCTCATCACCCGCGACGTGACGCAGATTGAACGCCTGGAAACGACGCGCCGCGACTTCGTCGCCAACGTCTCGCACGAACTGCGCACGCCGCTGACCGTGCTGGCGGGCTTTCTGGAAACGCTGCGCGACATGCCGGCCGACGCGCTGCCCGCGGAACAGCGCGAGCAGTACATCGACATGATGCACGAGCAGGCACAACGCATGCAGGCCATTGTGGAAGACCTGCTGACCTTGTCCACGCTGGAGTCTTCACCGGGCAGCGACCCGCGCGCCATCAACATGGGCGCGCTGCTGCAAAAGGCACGCCAGCAGATCGAAGCGCTGTCGGGCGGGCGTCATGTGCTCGAATGGCATATAGACGAAACGCTGGACGTGCTGGGCGCCGAAACGGAGCTGACCTCTGCCTTGTCCAACCTGCTGACGAATGCGGTGCGCTACACGCCCGATGGCGGCACGATCACCGTGCGGTGGGAGCGCGAGCCCGATGGCGGCGCACGCTACAGCGTGCAGGACACCGGCATCGGCATCCCCGCGCGCCACCTGCCGCGCCTGACCGAACGCTTCTACCGCGTGGATCGCGGACGCTCGCGCGCGGTCGGCGGCACCGGCTTGGGGCTGGCGATCACCAAGCACATCGCCATGCGCCACGACGCCGAACTGCTGATCACCAGCGAACCCGGCAAGGGCAGCGTATTCACGCTGCGCTTTCCGCCCGAACGCATCGCCGTGGACGAAGCCGAATAA
- the phoB gene encoding phosphate regulon transcriptional regulator PhoB, with the protein MSSTILVVEDEPAIQELIAVNLSFAGHKVLRAFDADQAQTLIRAELPDLILLDWMLPGTSGLAMARKLRNDERTRAVPVIMLTAKGSEQDKVDGLEAGADDYITKPFSPKELMARIKAVLRRRAPQLTDDVIDVGGLKLDPVTHRLSGNSQSLQIGPTEFRLLHFFMTHPERVFSRSQLLDQVWGDHVFVEERTVDVHIRRLRKALEPSGHDAHVETVRGSGYRFTAQLPTR; encoded by the coding sequence ATGTCCAGCACCATCCTCGTCGTCGAAGACGAACCCGCAATCCAGGAACTGATCGCCGTCAACCTGTCCTTCGCGGGGCACAAAGTGCTGCGCGCCTTCGACGCCGACCAAGCCCAAACCCTTATCCGCGCCGAATTGCCTGACCTGATCCTGCTGGACTGGATGCTGCCCGGCACCTCCGGCCTGGCCATGGCGCGCAAGCTGCGCAATGACGAGCGCACCCGCGCCGTGCCGGTCATCATGCTGACCGCCAAGGGTTCCGAGCAAGACAAGGTTGACGGCCTGGAAGCCGGCGCCGACGACTACATCACCAAGCCCTTCTCGCCCAAAGAGCTGATGGCCCGCATCAAGGCCGTGCTGCGCCGCCGCGCCCCCCAACTGACCGACGACGTCATCGACGTGGGCGGCCTGAAGCTGGATCCGGTGACGCATCGCCTGTCGGGCAACAGCCAGTCGCTGCAGATCGGCCCCACCGAATTCCGCCTGCTGCACTTCTTCATGACCCACCCCGAGCGCGTGTTCTCGCGTTCGCAACTGCTGGACCAGGTCTGGGGCGACCACGTGTTCGTCGAAGAACGCACCGTGGACGTCCATATCCGCCGCTTGCGCAAGGCGCTGGAACCCAGCGGCCACGACGCACACGTGGAAACGGTCCGTGGTAGCGGCTACCGGTTTACGGCACAGCTTCCGACGCGGTAA
- the ubiE gene encoding bifunctional demethylmenaquinone methyltransferase/2-methoxy-6-polyprenyl-1,4-benzoquinol methylase UbiE codes for MQNPSESQHSAQSNDPSTHFGFQTVPEGEKARKVAEVFHSVAQRYDVMNDFMSAGLHRVWKAFTIGRAAIRPGMKVLDIAGGTGDLAKAFAKRAGPTGEVWLTDINDSMLRVGRDRMTDAGLLLPTAVCDAERLPFPTGYFDRVSVAFGLRNMTHKDRALAEMARVLKPGGKLLVLEFSRVAKPLSPAYDWYSFNVLPWLGKKIANDEASYRYLAESIRMHPDQDTLADMLRTAGLDRVQYFNLTAGIAALHEGVRLG; via the coding sequence ATGCAAAACCCCTCCGAATCGCAACATTCCGCGCAATCCAACGACCCGTCCACCCATTTCGGCTTTCAAACGGTGCCGGAAGGCGAAAAGGCCCGTAAGGTCGCTGAAGTCTTCCATTCGGTCGCCCAGCGTTACGACGTCATGAACGACTTCATGTCGGCGGGCCTGCACCGCGTCTGGAAGGCCTTCACCATAGGCCGCGCCGCCATCCGTCCCGGCATGAAGGTGCTGGACATTGCCGGCGGCACGGGCGACCTGGCCAAGGCGTTCGCCAAGCGCGCCGGCCCCACGGGCGAGGTCTGGCTGACCGACATCAACGATTCCATGCTGCGCGTGGGCCGCGACCGCATGACCGACGCGGGCCTGTTGCTGCCCACCGCCGTGTGCGACGCCGAGCGCCTGCCGTTCCCCACGGGGTATTTTGACCGTGTCAGCGTGGCCTTCGGCTTGCGCAACATGACCCACAAAGACCGCGCCCTGGCTGAAATGGCGCGGGTGTTGAAGCCCGGCGGCAAGCTGCTGGTGCTGGAGTTTTCGCGCGTGGCCAAGCCCTTGTCGCCCGCCTACGACTGGTATTCCTTTAATGTATTGCCCTGGCTGGGCAAGAAAATTGCTAACGACGAGGCCAGCTACCGCTATCTGGCCGAATCCATCCGCATGCATCCTGACCAGGACACCCTGGCCGACATGCTGCGCACCGCCGGTCTGGATCGGGTGCAGTATTTCAACCTGACCGCCGGCATCGCCGCCCTGCATGAAGGCGTGCGCCTGGGCTGA
- a CDS encoding Tim44 domain-containing protein has product MSKFCFSRFVAAALIAISGAALVTASFDAEARRAGGGGSFGRQSSNVTQQRQATTPPAAANNTAGATAAPAAAGAATAGAAGAAAKSGASRWLGPIAGIAAGLGIAALLSSMGLSGAFAEFLGSALLIAAVVFAVMFIIRRLRGAGPRTATQGAFNGANNTPGQQQQPMWREALKPTAAAPAAAAAPVAPPAVLPKAGEDNNWFVPGDFDTPAFLKQAKEQFVRIQAVWDSGSTDGLRDFLTDDLITELKPQLAERGAAPNKTEVVLLNAEMLGIETVSDGHLASVRFSGMLREAPGTEAFRFEEVWNLFKPANGGWLLAGIQQIPVDLAS; this is encoded by the coding sequence ATGTCCAAATTCTGTTTTTCGCGGTTTGTCGCCGCGGCGCTCATCGCCATTTCCGGCGCGGCGTTGGTTACGGCATCGTTTGATGCCGAGGCCCGTCGCGCGGGTGGTGGTGGCAGCTTCGGCCGTCAATCCTCCAATGTGACCCAGCAGCGCCAGGCCACCACGCCGCCGGCCGCCGCCAATAACACGGCCGGCGCTACCGCGGCCCCGGCCGCCGCTGGCGCGGCGACGGCAGGTGCCGCGGGCGCCGCCGCCAAGAGCGGCGCGTCGCGCTGGCTTGGCCCCATCGCCGGCATCGCCGCTGGCCTGGGTATCGCCGCGCTGCTGTCCAGCATGGGCCTGTCGGGCGCGTTCGCCGAATTCCTGGGCTCCGCGCTGCTGATCGCCGCTGTCGTGTTCGCCGTCATGTTCATCATCCGCCGCCTGCGTGGCGCCGGTCCGCGTACGGCAACGCAAGGCGCGTTCAATGGCGCCAACAACACACCGGGCCAGCAACAGCAGCCCATGTGGCGTGAAGCCTTGAAGCCGACCGCCGCCGCTCCGGCTGCCGCGGCCGCGCCCGTGGCGCCGCCGGCCGTGCTGCCCAAGGCGGGTGAGGACAACAACTGGTTCGTGCCGGGCGACTTCGACACGCCCGCCTTCCTGAAACAGGCCAAGGAGCAGTTCGTCCGCATCCAGGCCGTTTGGGACAGCGGCAGCACCGACGGTTTGCGCGACTTCCTTACCGACGACCTGATCACCGAGCTCAAGCCGCAACTGGCCGAGCGCGGCGCGGCGCCCAACAAGACCGAAGTGGTCCTGCTGAACGCTGAAATGCTGGGTATCGAGACCGTGTCCGACGGCCACCTGGCCAGCGTGCGTTTCTCCGGCATGCTGCGCGAGGCCCCGGGCACCGAGGCCTTCCGCTTCGAAGAGGTCTGGAACCTGTTCAAGCCCGCCAATGGCGGCTGGCTGTTGGCCGGCATCCAGCAGATCCCCGTGGATCTGGCCAGCTAA
- a CDS encoding ubiquinone biosynthesis accessory factor UbiJ, with amino-acid sequence MLPFSFLPTPSRMAVSALNALLRREDWARERLAKHAGKTVRFALGGFTLALTIDSEGLAAQADPAVVPDVTLTVAPEKLPLPRLGGLGADREAPDFAEATHISGDAALAQVVADLSKQLRWDPEDALARVVGDIAALRIVGGARAAADGARTASKRLAENVSEYLAEESGVLVGRPVLEQWRLDLAELNTRADALARSTGALQTRLASASAKRGA; translated from the coding sequence ATGCTGCCTTTTTCGTTCCTGCCCACCCCCTCGCGAATGGCTGTCAGCGCGCTTAACGCCTTGTTGCGGCGCGAGGACTGGGCGCGCGAGCGTCTGGCGAAGCACGCGGGCAAGACCGTGCGGTTCGCGTTGGGCGGATTCACCTTGGCCCTGACGATCGACAGCGAAGGCCTGGCCGCGCAAGCCGACCCGGCCGTGGTGCCCGACGTGACCTTGACGGTTGCCCCTGAAAAACTGCCCCTGCCTCGTCTCGGGGGCCTGGGCGCCGATCGCGAAGCCCCTGATTTCGCCGAAGCCACGCACATCTCGGGCGATGCCGCCCTGGCGCAGGTGGTGGCCGACCTGTCCAAGCAGTTACGCTGGGATCCCGAAGACGCGCTGGCCCGAGTGGTGGGCGATATCGCCGCCCTGCGCATCGTGGGCGGTGCACGCGCGGCAGCCGACGGCGCGCGCACGGCCAGCAAGCGGCTGGCCGAAAACGTGTCTGAATACCTGGCCGAAGAAAGCGGCGTGCTGGTGGGCCGCCCCGTGCTGGAGCAATGGCGCCTGGATCTGGCCGAACTGAACACGCGCGCCGATGCGCTGGCGCGTTCGACCGGCGCGCTGCAAACCCGTCTGGCGTCCGCCAGCGCAAAGCGGGGTGCCTGA
- the ubiB gene encoding ubiquinone biosynthesis regulatory protein kinase UbiB: protein MFPLLRLLRIILVSLRYGLDELVLSSLNHPLATCLLRVIRLGTRPRQPRGLRLRLALESLGPIFVKFGQVLSTRRDLIPADIANELALLQDRVPPFPSAQAAACIEAALGAPPDKLFAQFDVDPVASASIAQVHFAVLHDGREVAVKVLRPGMLGIIEKDLSLLKIVARIIERLGADGRRLKPREVVAEFDKYLHDELDLVREASNCSQLRRNFGPESGRGDMLIVPEVIWEYTASTVFTMQRMYGMPVGQVQRMREAGIDIPTLARTGVEIFFTQVFTDGFFHADMHPGNIYVSDRPETLGSYIALDFGIVGSLSEFDKNYLAQNFLAFFHRDYRRVAQLHIESGWVPADTREEELEGAVRAVCEPYFDRPLSEISLGQVLLRLFQTSRRFNVEIQPQLVLLQKTLLNVEGLGRQLDPDLDLWKTAKPYLERWMRQRVGFKGLRQSLEKEAAQWSQMLPALPRLVHDHLSRPNVSPALLAEMIHLRRAQEQNNRLVAALVGVVALAIGVAIWALTR, encoded by the coding sequence ATGTTTCCCCTGCTGCGCCTGCTTCGCATCATCCTCGTATCGCTGCGCTATGGCCTGGACGAGCTCGTCCTGTCCAGCCTGAACCACCCGCTGGCCACCTGCCTGCTGCGCGTCATCCGTCTGGGCACGCGCCCGCGCCAGCCGCGCGGGCTGCGCCTGCGCCTGGCGCTGGAGTCGCTGGGCCCCATCTTCGTGAAGTTCGGCCAGGTGCTGTCCACCCGCCGCGACCTGATCCCCGCCGATATCGCCAACGAACTCGCCTTGCTGCAGGACCGCGTGCCCCCGTTCCCGTCGGCACAGGCCGCGGCCTGCATCGAGGCCGCGCTGGGCGCGCCGCCCGACAAGCTGTTCGCGCAGTTCGACGTGGACCCGGTGGCGTCGGCATCCATCGCCCAGGTGCACTTCGCCGTGCTGCACGACGGCCGCGAGGTTGCTGTGAAAGTGCTGCGGCCCGGCATGCTGGGCATCATCGAAAAAGACCTGTCGCTGCTGAAGATCGTGGCGCGCATCATCGAGCGCCTGGGCGCCGACGGCCGCCGCCTGAAGCCGCGCGAAGTCGTGGCCGAATTCGACAAATACCTGCACGACGAACTGGACCTGGTGCGCGAAGCTTCCAACTGCAGCCAGTTGCGTCGCAACTTCGGCCCGGAATCCGGCCGGGGCGACATGCTGATCGTGCCCGAGGTGATCTGGGAATACACCGCATCCACCGTGTTCACGATGCAACGCATGTACGGCATGCCGGTGGGCCAGGTGCAACGCATGCGCGAAGCGGGCATCGACATCCCGACGCTGGCGCGCACCGGGGTCGAGATCTTCTTCACCCAGGTGTTCACCGACGGCTTCTTCCACGCCGACATGCACCCGGGCAACATCTATGTGTCCGACCGCCCCGAGACGCTCGGCAGCTACATCGCCCTGGACTTCGGCATCGTGGGCTCGCTGTCCGAGTTCGACAAAAACTATCTGGCGCAGAATTTCCTGGCCTTCTTCCATCGCGATTACCGGCGTGTGGCGCAGCTGCACATCGAATCGGGCTGGGTGCCCGCCGACACGCGCGAAGAGGAGCTGGAGGGCGCCGTGCGCGCCGTCTGCGAACCGTACTTTGACCGGCCGCTGTCCGAGATCTCGCTGGGGCAGGTTCTGCTCCGCCTGTTCCAGACGTCGCGCCGGTTCAATGTGGAGATCCAGCCGCAACTGGTCTTGCTGCAAAAGACCTTGCTGAACGTCGAGGGATTGGGCCGTCAGCTCGACCCCGATCTGGATCTCTGGAAGACGGCCAAGCCCTATCTGGAACGCTGGATGCGCCAGCGTGTCGGATTCAAGGGCTTGCGTCAAAGCCTGGAAAAGGAAGCCGCGCAGTGGTCGCAAATGCTGCCCGCTTTGCCCAGGCTGGTCCATGACCACCTGAGCCGTCCGAACGTCTCGCCGGCGCTGCTGGCCGAGATGATTCACTTGCGGCGCGCCCAGGAACAGAACAACCGGCTGGTTGCAGCGCTGGTTGGGGTAGTGGCTCTTGCGATCGGGGTCGCAATATGGGCCTTGACCCGGTAG